A genome region from Arachidicoccus soli includes the following:
- a CDS encoding glycoside hydrolase family 43 protein, producing MKNLQKYIICLLPAYIWSCNAVLKTETAKVNGGITEADPTIFHYHGKYYLYGTSSDMTVNKGIYVFTSTDLKHWYKPINKENGLALEKGKSFGTKGFWAPQVFKKESMFYMAYVANEEIAIASSTSLLGPFMQTFTQSLFHDNFKRIDPFVLKEGRDYYIYYVKLDHGNKIYIAKLKNDFSGVITGTEKKCLEATAPWENTAKSDWPVTEGPTVIKHKGIFYMFYSANDFRSINYAVGYATSNSLFGPWKKSSQNPIISSANTGRNGTGHGDIFHDNSGQYYYVLHVHNTNEMVSPRRTAIVPFSFAPNKSGFDSIKIDKQKFRDL from the coding sequence ATGAAAAATCTCCAAAAGTATATTATTTGTTTGTTACCAGCCTATATATGGAGTTGTAATGCCGTACTCAAAACGGAAACAGCTAAAGTTAATGGTGGGATCACAGAAGCAGATCCAACAATCTTTCACTATCATGGAAAATATTATTTATACGGTACATCAAGTGATATGACAGTAAATAAAGGTATTTATGTATTTACTTCTACGGATTTAAAACATTGGTATAAACCTATTAATAAGGAAAATGGATTAGCACTTGAAAAAGGTAAATCATTTGGTACAAAAGGCTTCTGGGCACCCCAGGTTTTTAAAAAAGAATCAATGTTTTATATGGCATATGTGGCAAATGAAGAAATTGCAATTGCCTCATCGACCTCTCTTCTTGGCCCATTTATGCAAACGTTTACTCAATCCTTATTTCATGATAATTTTAAGCGCATAGACCCTTTTGTTTTAAAAGAAGGGAGAGATTATTATATCTATTATGTAAAACTTGACCATGGCAATAAAATCTATATCGCAAAATTGAAGAATGATTTTTCTGGTGTGATCACAGGCACGGAGAAAAAATGTTTAGAAGCAACTGCTCCTTGGGAAAATACAGCAAAAAGTGATTGGCCTGTGACTGAAGGACCTACTGTAATAAAGCACAAAGGTATTTTTTATATGTTTTATTCAGCCAATGATTTTAGAAGTATTAATTATGCAGTAGGGTATGCCACTTCCAATTCACTTTTTGGACCATGGAAGAAAAGTAGTCAAAATCCAATTATTAGTAGCGCAAATACCGGTCGGAATGGAACGGGGCATGGAGATATTTTTCATGACAATAGCGGTCAATATTACTATGTGTTACATGTTCATAATACAAATGAAATGGTGTCTCCAAGAAGGACAGCGATTGTACCTTTTTCGTTTGCTCCCAATAAGAGTGGATTTGATTCAATAAAAATAGATAAACAAAAATTTAGGGATCTTTAA
- a CDS encoding glycoside hydrolase family 43 protein, with protein MYCKRKFVFICFTFCTLIACKNDFSKAQKVETKTTFKNPLLVTGPDPWVTQKDGIYYFCRSTGRDLEIISTKKMSQLGQAKSVRIWTPPADKLYSKELWAPELHYLDGKWYMYFAADDGNNDHHRMYVIENSNQNPLTQNWIFKGQIADATNKWAIDGSVFTYKNINYMIWSGWEGDNNISQNIYIAKLKNPWTIEGQRVMLSSPTYDWEKRGSGNGLPTVNEGPEALISPQGRLFIDYSASGCWTDDYALGLLTLKADGDPMEANDWTKSDTSVFHKSEENSAYGTGHNGFFKSPDGKEDWIIYHANPKSGEGCSNYRSPRMQRFTWNADGTPDFGIPVKTGVAMDVPSGE; from the coding sequence ATGTATTGCAAAAGAAAATTTGTCTTTATCTGTTTTACATTTTGTACTTTGATCGCTTGTAAAAACGATTTTTCAAAAGCGCAAAAAGTTGAAACAAAAACGACATTTAAGAATCCGCTTTTAGTCACTGGGCCAGATCCTTGGGTGACTCAGAAGGATGGCATTTATTATTTCTGCCGCTCTACCGGCCGCGATCTGGAAATTATCTCTACTAAGAAAATGTCACAATTGGGGCAGGCAAAATCTGTTAGAATTTGGACTCCACCAGCTGATAAATTATATTCAAAAGAACTTTGGGCCCCCGAATTGCATTATTTAGATGGAAAATGGTATATGTATTTTGCTGCTGATGATGGTAACAATGACCATCATAGGATGTATGTGATTGAAAATTCCAATCAAAACCCACTTACACAAAACTGGATATTTAAGGGTCAGATAGCCGATGCGACGAATAAATGGGCAATTGATGGTTCTGTATTTACTTATAAAAATATCAACTATATGATATGGTCTGGATGGGAGGGTGATAATAATATTAGTCAAAATATCTATATCGCAAAGCTAAAGAATCCATGGACGATTGAAGGGCAACGAGTAATGCTTTCTTCTCCTACCTATGATTGGGAAAAAAGGGGAAGCGGTAATGGGTTACCAACTGTAAATGAAGGGCCTGAAGCTTTGATAAGCCCGCAAGGGAGGTTGTTTATAGATTATTCAGCTAGCGGTTGTTGGACTGATGATTATGCACTCGGACTTTTGACTTTAAAAGCAGACGGGGATCCTATGGAAGCGAATGACTGGACTAAAAGTGATACATCTGTATTTCACAAAAGTGAGGAGAATAGTGCTTATGGTACAGGGCATAATGGTTTTTTTAAATCGCCAGATGGTAAAGAAGATTGGATTATTTATCACGCAAATCCAAAATCAGGTGAAGGCTGTTCTAATTATAGGAGTCCCAGAATGCAAAGATTTACCTGGAATGCAGACGGCACACCAGATTTCGGAATACCGGTAAAAACAGGCGTAGCCATGGATGTTCCTTCCGGCGAATAA
- a CDS encoding glycoside hydrolase 5 family protein, translated as MRKLFQSALVGLFALASINSRAQGNSEVIGKVWTVNQANKWYAAHKWLSGADYIPSNAVNQLEMWQADTFSPDLIDKELGLAQGIGFNTMRVFLHSVAWKEDPQGFKERMNKFLAIAAKHGIQPLFVFFDDCWNKEPKAGLQPAPKPGVHNSGWMQDPGQPASENAANFPGLEKYVKDILTTFQHDKRILGWDLYNEPGNSGKGIQSLPLLKAIFTWARAVNPDQPITAGLWDWNFEKLNAFQIANSDIITYHDYEEPPMHLRVIQLLKSFGKPLICTEYMARPRNSRFSNILPMLKKEDVGAINWGFVEGKTNTIYAWDHPIPDGSQPAEWFHDIFRKDFTPYRKDETDLIRKLNSEK; from the coding sequence ATGAGAAAACTCTTTCAATCGGCTTTAGTAGGGCTATTTGCATTGGCAAGCATCAATTCACGAGCGCAGGGCAATAGCGAAGTAATAGGTAAAGTATGGACCGTAAATCAAGCCAACAAATGGTATGCCGCACACAAGTGGCTAAGTGGAGCCGATTATATCCCCAGTAATGCGGTAAATCAGTTGGAGATGTGGCAGGCCGATACCTTTAGCCCCGATTTAATTGATAAGGAATTGGGTTTGGCTCAAGGTATCGGTTTTAATACCATGCGTGTTTTCCTACATAGCGTAGCCTGGAAAGAAGATCCCCAAGGCTTCAAAGAAAGAATGAATAAGTTTTTAGCAATCGCTGCAAAACATGGCATCCAACCCCTGTTTGTTTTCTTTGACGATTGCTGGAATAAAGAGCCTAAAGCTGGCCTACAGCCGGCCCCCAAACCAGGGGTGCATAATTCAGGATGGATGCAAGACCCTGGCCAACCGGCTTCAGAAAACGCGGCCAATTTCCCCGGCTTGGAGAAATATGTAAAAGATATACTTACGACCTTTCAACACGACAAACGCATCTTAGGCTGGGACTTATACAATGAACCCGGCAACAGCGGTAAAGGCATTCAATCGCTACCCTTATTAAAAGCCATTTTCACTTGGGCCCGAGCCGTAAACCCCGATCAGCCTATTACAGCAGGTTTATGGGACTGGAATTTTGAAAAACTCAATGCTTTTCAAATAGCCAATTCAGATATAATTACCTATCACGATTATGAAGAGCCCCCCATGCATCTGCGTGTCATACAGCTACTAAAATCCTTTGGTAAACCACTGATTTGTACGGAATATATGGCAAGACCAAGAAACAGCCGTTTTTCAAATATACTACCTATGTTGAAAAAAGAAGATGTAGGCGCCATCAACTGGGGATTTGTAGAAGGGAAAACCAATACCATCTATGCCTGGGATCACCCCATTCCAGATGGGAGCCAGCCTGCAGAATGGTTTCACGACATTTTTAGAAAAGACTTTACCCCCTACAGAAAAGACGAAACAGATCTTATCCGGAAACTAAATTCAGAAAAATAA
- a CDS encoding aldose epimerase family protein, producing MPLNKQHIRTVLGASLSCAILFSCHNSQTKTDNNKSSVLLDKSGFETTVDSMNTDLYILRNANGMVATFTNFGGRLVSLQVPDKNGKMVNVVCGFKSVADYQKSTEPYYGATIGRFGNRIAKGSFSLEGKQYHLFLNNGPNTLHGGKKGFQYQVFNATQPDSSTIVFTRVSKDMEEGFPGNMNVQVTYHLNNKNGLEMEYEARTDKPTVVNLTNHGFFNLNAEGSGTILNHEFQIFASNYTPVDTTLIPTGKIASVTNTPFDFRKPMTMGSRIDADNQQLKNCKGYDINYVLDSTNDWHLAAIVDGDKSGIEMRVYTDQPGLQVYSGNFMNAANTFNNGVKDSFRTAFAMETQHFPDSPNEPSFPTTELKPGQVYHTKSEYIFSVKK from the coding sequence ATGCCATTGAATAAACAACACATAAGAACTGTTTTAGGCGCAAGCCTTAGCTGTGCCATCTTGTTCTCTTGTCACAATTCCCAAACAAAAACTGATAACAATAAATCTTCTGTATTGTTGGATAAGTCAGGTTTTGAGACCACAGTTGATAGCATGAATACCGATTTATACATACTCAGAAATGCCAACGGGATGGTCGCCACCTTTACCAATTTTGGAGGCCGTTTGGTAAGCCTGCAAGTGCCGGATAAAAATGGGAAAATGGTAAATGTAGTATGCGGATTCAAGAGCGTAGCCGACTATCAAAAATCAACAGAGCCCTATTACGGTGCGACGATTGGGAGGTTTGGCAACCGTATAGCCAAAGGCAGCTTTAGTTTGGAAGGCAAACAATATCATTTATTCTTAAACAACGGCCCCAACACATTACACGGCGGGAAAAAAGGTTTTCAATATCAGGTTTTCAATGCAACACAACCCGATAGCAGCACTATTGTCTTTACAAGAGTGTCCAAAGATATGGAAGAAGGCTTCCCCGGTAATATGAATGTACAAGTCACCTATCATCTAAATAATAAAAATGGCTTAGAGATGGAATATGAAGCCCGTACCGATAAGCCAACAGTCGTAAACCTGACCAATCACGGCTTTTTCAATTTAAACGCAGAAGGTTCAGGGACTATACTAAATCACGAATTTCAGATATTTGCCAGCAACTATACGCCAGTAGACACTACATTAATACCTACAGGTAAAATAGCATCAGTCACCAATACGCCATTTGATTTTAGAAAGCCCATGACGATGGGTTCGAGAATAGATGCGGATAATCAGCAATTAAAAAACTGTAAAGGCTACGATATCAATTATGTATTGGATAGTACCAATGATTGGCATTTAGCTGCGATAGTTGATGGAGATAAGTCAGGCATAGAAATGCGGGTATACACAGACCAGCCCGGCTTGCAAGTATATAGTGGCAATTTTATGAATGCAGCCAACACGTTTAATAATGGAGTGAAAGACAGTTTCAGGACAGCCTTTGCGATGGAGACACAACATTTTCCTGATTCCCCCAATGAGCCCTCATTTCCTACAACGGAGTTAAAACCAGGGCAAGTTTATCATACTAAATCGGAATATATTTTTTCGGTGAAAAAATAA
- a CDS encoding SusC/RagA family TonB-linked outer membrane protein, whose protein sequence is MLGVTQLNAQNEKQTYTGIVTNSSGIPMQGVSLTIVNKKDNGTLTNAAGSFSLKAEKGESVFISFIGYLSQKIDLGDQKDLNIVLVQAADSSLNDVVVIGYGTRKKENVNAAISTISSKDMEDAHNGSTVSSALAGKIPGVTFRMSDSRPGASASVSIRNMGTPLYIIDGIQQDEGQFNNLAPNDIESISVLKDASAAIYGVQAANGVVLVTTKRGRQGAPNRINVNAYTGWQNWTRFPKTVNLYDWEKGKVEADVNQGRVPISQEELDKYKVGTQPGYKSFDWYDFIVKKNSPLNNVNINFTGGSDKINYYVSATNLFQNSVLGRQYKFNRSNIQSNIDVQVTKRLKIGAQINGRVEDRQNPGVPGTDDYWEARFAILRNTPWERPYANDNPAYLNDIGHNNENWGLLNTTLSGKYRDTWRVLQTNLNASYNTPIKGLSLKGMFSYYYANELLNNHEYTYDAYTYDPKDSTYNITGGSSNPWRERRQRTILSSNVQLQADYVRQFGKHNIDLTFVNERTRRQDMNNWLHSVPTTNILPLIYFNTMDTYNDGDVTTSKIGYVARFSYNYDNKYYLDIAGRRDASAILSPQHKWGTFPSATLGYRITKEKFFQELVNPNILNELKIRASYGVTGDDRNLPIDEFSYLDAYNYNSGSPAILNGNPVITSAYRGIPITNISWIKSKMLDIGLDYGLFNGKVSGALDYFKRERTDLPGTRYDVLLPNELGYTLPQESLPQQRDKVEGFEGSIAYSGKIKNVNFSIAGNLSFSRPWDVSSYKPRYFNSLDQYYAGHTNRPQNLFWGYIAVGQFKSQEQINNYPVNEDGQGNKTLLPGDIIYKDLNGDGVINGDDTRPIGWGEGRNPLINGGLNLAANWKGLDIHVDFSYGSGYSFNRNWEMRWPYQNGGALQEVFYKSHWHHEDIYDPSSPWISGEYPPLTFNNGGGNSYNKNSTFWLVNVKYLRCRNIEIGYSLPQALLNKVKINKVRFYVNASNLFSIDNVHQYGIDAEIADGNGLTYPQSRYINVGVNLSF, encoded by the coding sequence ATGCTAGGAGTCACTCAATTGAATGCCCAAAATGAAAAACAAACTTACACTGGAATTGTAACTAATAGTAGTGGCATTCCAATGCAAGGAGTTTCTTTAACTATAGTTAATAAAAAAGATAATGGAACATTGACTAATGCGGCTGGTTCTTTTTCTTTAAAAGCAGAAAAAGGAGAATCCGTTTTTATTAGTTTCATTGGTTATTTATCGCAAAAAATAGATTTAGGCGACCAAAAAGATTTGAATATCGTTTTGGTACAGGCTGCAGATAGTTCTTTAAATGATGTGGTAGTAATCGGGTATGGAACACGTAAAAAAGAAAATGTAAATGCTGCTATTTCTACAATAAGTAGCAAAGATATGGAGGATGCACACAATGGTTCTACAGTAAGTTCTGCGTTAGCTGGCAAGATTCCGGGAGTAACCTTTAGAATGTCAGATAGCCGCCCTGGTGCAAGCGCCTCTGTCTCCATTAGAAACATGGGAACACCATTATATATTATCGATGGTATTCAGCAAGATGAAGGGCAGTTTAATAACTTAGCCCCGAATGATATTGAATCTATTTCTGTTCTTAAAGATGCCTCTGCAGCTATTTATGGAGTGCAGGCAGCCAATGGTGTAGTTCTGGTGACAACTAAAAGGGGGAGACAAGGTGCCCCAAATCGTATAAATGTCAACGCATATACTGGTTGGCAAAACTGGACGCGTTTCCCCAAAACTGTAAATCTATATGACTGGGAAAAAGGAAAAGTAGAAGCTGATGTTAACCAAGGAAGAGTGCCAATTTCTCAAGAAGAACTAGATAAATATAAGGTAGGGACGCAGCCGGGTTATAAAAGTTTTGATTGGTATGATTTCATTGTGAAGAAGAATTCTCCATTAAACAATGTCAATATTAATTTTACAGGAGGCTCTGATAAGATAAATTATTACGTATCTGCGACCAATCTTTTTCAAAATTCAGTTTTAGGAAGGCAGTATAAATTTAATAGATCTAATATTCAAAGTAATATTGATGTTCAAGTTACAAAACGATTAAAAATTGGCGCGCAAATTAATGGTCGGGTGGAGGATCGTCAAAATCCTGGCGTCCCCGGTACAGACGATTATTGGGAAGCGCGCTTTGCAATCTTAAGGAATACTCCTTGGGAAAGACCTTATGCAAATGATAATCCTGCATATTTGAATGATATTGGGCATAACAATGAAAATTGGGGGTTGCTGAATACCACGCTTTCAGGTAAATATAGAGATACTTGGCGCGTATTGCAAACCAATTTGAATGCATCATACAATACCCCAATTAAAGGGCTATCTCTAAAAGGGATGTTCTCTTATTACTATGCAAACGAATTGCTTAATAACCATGAATATACATATGATGCTTACACTTATGACCCAAAAGATAGTACTTATAATATAACTGGTGGAAGCTCTAATCCATGGAGAGAAAGAAGACAAAGAACTATTTTATCATCTAACGTTCAATTACAAGCTGATTATGTGCGCCAGTTTGGTAAGCATAATATTGATTTAACTTTCGTAAATGAAAGAACTAGAAGACAAGACATGAATAATTGGCTTCATTCTGTGCCAACGACTAACATTTTGCCATTGATTTATTTTAATACAATGGATACCTATAATGATGGTGATGTAACTACTTCTAAAATAGGATATGTTGCACGTTTTAGTTATAACTATGATAATAAATATTATTTGGATATTGCAGGTCGTAGAGATGCTTCAGCAATTCTTTCACCCCAGCATAAATGGGGTACCTTCCCTTCTGCAACTCTTGGGTATCGCATTACTAAAGAAAAATTCTTTCAAGAATTGGTAAATCCCAATATATTAAATGAGCTAAAAATACGTGCATCGTATGGTGTTACGGGTGACGATAGGAATTTACCTATTGATGAATTTTCTTATCTGGATGCATACAATTATAACAGTGGTTCTCCAGCAATATTAAATGGCAACCCGGTCATAACTTCGGCATACAGAGGCATCCCGATTACAAACATCTCTTGGATTAAAAGTAAAATGTTAGATATTGGTTTGGATTATGGATTGTTCAATGGGAAAGTGAGCGGAGCTTTGGATTATTTTAAAAGAGAGCGTACTGATTTACCTGGTACTAGATATGATGTTTTATTGCCAAATGAATTAGGTTATACGCTTCCGCAAGAAAGTCTGCCTCAACAAAGAGATAAAGTTGAAGGGTTCGAAGGCTCAATTGCCTATAGTGGCAAAATTAAAAATGTTAACTTTAGTATTGCCGGTAATTTATCCTTCTCGAGACCTTGGGATGTATCTAGTTATAAACCAAGATATTTTAATTCATTAGATCAATATTATGCAGGACATACTAATCGCCCCCAAAACCTATTCTGGGGTTATATAGCTGTTGGTCAATTTAAATCCCAAGAACAAATCAATAATTACCCGGTAAATGAAGACGGTCAAGGTAATAAAACCTTATTACCAGGAGATATAATTTATAAAGATTTAAACGGGGATGGGGTGATCAATGGAGATGACACAAGACCTATTGGCTGGGGTGAAGGAAGAAACCCACTTATTAACGGGGGACTTAATTTGGCAGCTAATTGGAAAGGTTTAGATATACACGTTGATTTTTCTTATGGCTCAGGTTACTCATTTAATCGTAATTGGGAAATGCGTTGGCCTTATCAAAATGGAGGTGCATTGCAAGAAGTATTTTATAAAAGCCATTGGCATCACGAAGACATATATGATCCTAGTAGCCCATGGATTTCGGGTGAATATCCTCCTTTAACATTCAATAATGGAGGAGGGAACAGTTACAACAAGAATTCGACATTTTGGTTGGTTAATGTAAAATATTTGCGCTGTCGCAATATCGAAATTGGCTACTCTCTTCCACAGGCGCTCCTTAATAAAGTAAAAATCAATAAAGTAAGATTTTATGTAAATGCCAGCAATTTATTCTCTATCGATAACGTACACCAGTATGGTATTGATGCAGAAATCGCTGATGGTAACGGATTGACCTACCCACAAAGTAGATACATAAATGTTGGTGTTAATCTTAGCTTTTAG